In one window of Macadamia integrifolia cultivar HAES 741 chromosome 2, SCU_Mint_v3, whole genome shotgun sequence DNA:
- the LOC122059412 gene encoding probable E3 ubiquitin-protein ligase RHY1A isoform X1 — MAGMLPGVECARRRRIHQGGGWIDQSQSTAGNGRTRRSSFCLYRISSHETHLTSSSSSLFSTQTQQRNKPNQSFQNEELGGVAREAKGRLDEKLRSQKKPETKRQSSKENGGKGSGSVVLGDLPKVVFGSKKSSSTSDSAKRFSWAKLGWRASDQDGCAVCLEGFKDGETLLHLTCAHRFHSRCLVPWLESSAHCPCCRVRILI, encoded by the exons ATGGCTGGAATGCTTCCTGGTGTGGAATGCGCCCGAAGAAGGCGAATCCATCAAGGAGGAGGATGGATTGATCAGTCACAGTCCACAGCAGGCAATGGTAGAACAAGGCGCTCATCTTTCTGTCTCTATAGAATTAGCAGCCATGAAACTCATCTCACTTCAAGCAGCTCCTCACTG TTTTCAACACAAACCCAGCAAAGAAACAAACCAAATCAGAGCTTCCAGAATGAGGAACTGGGAGGAGTTGCTAGAGAAGCCAAGGGAAGACTGGATGAGAAGCTAAGGTCAcaaaaaaaaccagaaactaAAAG GCAGAGCAGCAAAGAAAATGGTGGGAAGGGATCAGGCTCAGTTGTCCTTGGAGATTTGCCAAAAGTGGTGTTTGGATCTAAGAAGAGTAGTAGTACTTCAGACTCTGCCAAGAGATTCAGCTGGGCCAAATTGGGGTGGAGGGCATCGGACCAAGACGGGTGTGCAGTTTGCTTAGAAGGGTTCAAGGATGGGGAGACCCTACTGCATCTGACTTGTGCTCATAGGTTCCATTCGAGGTGCTTGGTGCCATGGCTAGAAAGCAGTGCTCACTGCCCTTGTTGCAGAGTGAGAATCTTAATTTAG
- the LOC122059412 gene encoding probable E3 ubiquitin-protein ligase RHY1A isoform X2, with amino-acid sequence MAGMLPGVECARRRRIHQGGGWIDQSQSTAGNGRTRRSSFCLYRISSHETHLTSSSSSLQRNKPNQSFQNEELGGVAREAKGRLDEKLRSQKKPETKRQSSKENGGKGSGSVVLGDLPKVVFGSKKSSSTSDSAKRFSWAKLGWRASDQDGCAVCLEGFKDGETLLHLTCAHRFHSRCLVPWLESSAHCPCCRVRILI; translated from the exons ATGGCTGGAATGCTTCCTGGTGTGGAATGCGCCCGAAGAAGGCGAATCCATCAAGGAGGAGGATGGATTGATCAGTCACAGTCCACAGCAGGCAATGGTAGAACAAGGCGCTCATCTTTCTGTCTCTATAGAATTAGCAGCCATGAAACTCATCTCACTTCAAGCAGCTCCTCACTG CAAAGAAACAAACCAAATCAGAGCTTCCAGAATGAGGAACTGGGAGGAGTTGCTAGAGAAGCCAAGGGAAGACTGGATGAGAAGCTAAGGTCAcaaaaaaaaccagaaactaAAAG GCAGAGCAGCAAAGAAAATGGTGGGAAGGGATCAGGCTCAGTTGTCCTTGGAGATTTGCCAAAAGTGGTGTTTGGATCTAAGAAGAGTAGTAGTACTTCAGACTCTGCCAAGAGATTCAGCTGGGCCAAATTGGGGTGGAGGGCATCGGACCAAGACGGGTGTGCAGTTTGCTTAGAAGGGTTCAAGGATGGGGAGACCCTACTGCATCTGACTTGTGCTCATAGGTTCCATTCGAGGTGCTTGGTGCCATGGCTAGAAAGCAGTGCTCACTGCCCTTGTTGCAGAGTGAGAATCTTAATTTAG